Sequence from the Salinicoccus sp. Bachu38 genome:
GCGAGCGGCCAGCGCCCTTCATTCAATCCGAGGACACGGGAAGGATTCGGCAACAGCTGGCTCAACATGCTGTACCAGCATTCATTCGAACCGGGCTCTACATTCAAGGTATTCGGTCTGGCCGCAGCGATTGATGCAGGTGTCTATGACCCGAACGCAACCTATGAATCCGGATCATTCGATGTCAATGGGCATACGATCTATGACTGGGAACAGGAAGGCTGGGGGGAGATCACCTATAACGAAGGCATGCAGTATTCCTCGAACGCCCTGATGATGATACTGCAGGATAAAGTGGGCGAAGATGCGATGCTCGACTACTATCAGAAATTCGGTTTCGGGGAACCGACCGGTTCCGAATTTCCGAATGAGCAGTCCGGCACCATTGCCTGGGATGACGCGCTGCAGCGCAAGACGACTTCGTTCGGACAGACATCGACGGTGACCCCGATCCAGATGATCCAGGGCATGACTGCGATTCTGAATGACGGAAAGATGAAAAAGCCGTATGTGGTCGAATCCATCACGGACAGCGAGACGGGGGAAGTGCTCCATAAGGGCGAGGAATCCGTCGTGCGCCAGGTGATATCGGAAGAAGCCGCCCGGAAGACACAGGAGGAGATCAATACGTTCGTCGGCGGTTCGATGGAAAGGAACCCGCAATACCAGCTGGACGATTACGAGGTTGCCGGGAAATCGGGGACTGCACAGGTGATCGATCCTGAGGGCGGCGGCTACATGGACGGGCCATATGAATTCCTGACATCCTTCATTGGCTATGCGCCGGAAGATGACCCCGAGGTCATCGTCTACTATGGTGTGAAGCTCGCTTCGAAGAACAAGAAGGATACATGGGACATCGGAGTCATGCCGGGCTTCAATCCGCTGATGGAACGGACACTGAAGTATCTGACTGTCGGAGAGTCCGATGAGGGGCAGGAGGCTGAAATCACCGAAGTCGGTGACTACACCGGAAAAACGATGTCAGAAGCCACTCCTGCAGCTGCAGACACGATACAGACCATCGTAATTGGAGATGGGGAAGAGATTATCGACCACCATCCAAAAAATGATAGACTATTACCATATGAAACCTTCTTCGTAAAAACCGAGGGAGAAGCAAGAATGCCTGACCTTACAGGGCTATCCAAGCGGGAGGCAATCATGTTTGGAGCATTCATGGATATGGAGGTATCCACAGATGGCGAAGGATATGTGAAATCACAGTCCATCGCGCCGGGTACCGTACTGGGTGATGAAGAAGCAATCGAATTCACCCTATCATCCAATGATCCAGCAGACTAGAGGAGGACACAATGAACTACTTATTTCTATTTATCGCATTTATCATCACGGCTATTCTGGTGCCGTTGACAATTCCCCTGTTGAAGCGGATGAAGTTTGGACAGTCCATCAGGGCCGAAGGACCACAGAGCCACCAGGTGAAGACGGGTACACCGACGATGGGTGGCCTGACCTACCTCATCCCGGCGATCGTGCTGTCGATCATCACCCTGCCGCTGGTCGATGATGCCTACAAGATGCTGGTCATGGTGATCGTCACTTTGGGGTTTGGACTGATCGGCTTCATAGACGACTATATTATCGTTGTGAAAAAGGACAATAAGGGACTCT
This genomic interval carries:
- a CDS encoding penicillin-binding transpeptidase domain-containing protein — translated: MINKTLDDEDLVAHGHDKFSRTAVNEGERGEILDRKGNVLASDMEAYRLALITDSDYPNHVTDPEKTAEALSAVIDMEASEIQKRIEEGIEEERFQVELGKEGRDLSYNQKNTLEDAEVPGLVFVAETKRFYPNGDFASHLIGYAEKGEESDGLGGQLGLERAYDDLLQGEDGTTDYTKDLWGYIVPGTDTVEPPKDGADMKLTIDSNIQLYLEDSLDTMQEHFEPEELFAVVADAETGEILASGQRPSFNPRTREGFGNSWLNMLYQHSFEPGSTFKVFGLAAAIDAGVYDPNATYESGSFDVNGHTIYDWEQEGWGEITYNEGMQYSSNALMMILQDKVGEDAMLDYYQKFGFGEPTGSEFPNEQSGTIAWDDALQRKTTSFGQTSTVTPIQMIQGMTAILNDGKMKKPYVVESITDSETGEVLHKGEESVVRQVISEEAARKTQEEINTFVGGSMERNPQYQLDDYEVAGKSGTAQVIDPEGGGYMDGPYEFLTSFIGYAPEDDPEVIVYYGVKLASKNKKDTWDIGVMPGFNPLMERTLKYLTVGESDEGQEAEITEVGDYTGKTMSEATPAAADTIQTIVIGDGEEIIDHHPKNDRLLPYETFFVKTEGEARMPDLTGLSKREAIMFGAFMDMEVSTDGEGYVKSQSIAPGTVLGDEEAIEFTLSSNDPAD